In the Pseudanabaena sp. PCC 7367 genome, one interval contains:
- a CDS encoding HD family phosphohydrolase yields the protein MVEAKLNANNSSHPVEIASVVGTEIFERVEKLNAIGIALSAQRDTRSLLEMILTGAKSILNADGGTIYTATDDRHLRFEIMLTESLQIKMGGTTGIPIPFDPIPLYGIEGNTNDCMVAAYAAVHNETINIPDAYAAEGFDFAGTRSFDKKMGYRSKSFLTVPMYNHEHELIGVLQLINAQDSTTGEIIPFSDQAKRVAESLASQAAIALTNHKLVQEFRLLFESFISLIAKAIDDKSPYTGGHCRRVPILTMMMAEAACGVESGVFQDFSMTEEELYELKIAGLVHDCGKVTTPVHVIDKATKLETIFDRIKLVDTRFEVLKRDAEIELLKQKVALLEASPQVDLSTTIEKLAANYQQTLQQLDQDRQFLHICNMGSEFMSEQLKERVLQISEYQWVDQSGNKTNFLTEEEVYNLNVTKGTLTKEERDIINHHMVVTIDMLEALPYPKNLRRVPELAGGHHERMDGKGYPKGLKREEMSIPARMMGIADIFEALSAKDRPYKKGKTLTECLTILGKMKLDNHIDPDLFDLFIDEQVYLRYALEHMDPDQIDNVDLTKIPGYTPKNSG from the coding sequence ATGGTTGAAGCTAAGCTAAATGCAAATAACTCTTCACACCCAGTGGAAATCGCTTCTGTGGTGGGGACGGAAATATTTGAACGGGTCGAAAAGCTAAATGCGATCGGCATTGCCCTTTCGGCGCAGCGAGACACCCGCAGTTTGCTGGAGATGATTTTAACTGGAGCCAAGAGTATTCTTAATGCTGATGGTGGCACGATTTACACCGCTACAGACGATCGCCACCTAAGGTTTGAGATCATGCTGACTGAATCCTTGCAGATCAAAATGGGGGGGACTACTGGTATTCCGATCCCATTTGATCCAATTCCCCTCTACGGCATTGAGGGCAATACCAATGATTGTATGGTGGCGGCCTACGCGGCGGTTCATAATGAAACTATTAATATTCCCGATGCCTATGCGGCAGAAGGGTTTGACTTTGCTGGCACGCGCTCTTTTGATAAAAAAATGGGCTATCGCTCCAAGTCATTTCTGACGGTGCCAATGTATAACCATGAGCATGAGCTAATTGGTGTATTGCAGTTAATTAATGCTCAGGATTCAACCACTGGCGAGATTATTCCTTTCTCGGATCAGGCCAAACGAGTAGCGGAGTCATTGGCATCACAGGCGGCGATCGCCCTGACCAACCATAAGCTGGTGCAAGAGTTCCGGCTGCTATTTGAATCCTTTATTAGTCTCATCGCTAAGGCGATCGATGATAAATCCCCCTACACCGGTGGCCATTGTCGGCGGGTGCCAATCCTGACGATGATGATGGCGGAAGCTGCTTGCGGGGTGGAATCTGGTGTTTTCCAGGATTTCAGCATGACCGAAGAGGAGCTATATGAGCTAAAGATCGCTGGCCTGGTACATGATTGCGGCAAAGTAACCACGCCGGTGCATGTAATTGATAAAGCTACCAAGCTAGAAACCATATTCGATCGGATTAAGCTGGTAGACACCAGATTTGAAGTGCTGAAGCGGGATGCCGAAATTGAATTGCTCAAGCAAAAGGTTGCCCTCCTGGAAGCTTCACCCCAAGTGGATCTCTCTACAACTATAGAAAAGCTGGCGGCTAATTATCAACAAACCCTGCAGCAACTAGATCAAGATCGTCAGTTTTTGCATATTTGTAATATGGGCTCAGAGTTCATGTCCGAGCAATTAAAAGAACGCGTATTGCAAATTTCTGAGTATCAATGGGTCGATCAATCGGGTAATAAAACTAATTTTCTTACCGAGGAAGAAGTCTATAATCTCAACGTGACAAAAGGCACTCTCACCAAAGAAGAGCGAGATATTATTAATCACCATATGGTGGTGACGATCGATATGCTTGAAGCCTTGCCCTATCCCAAGAACCTGCGCCGCGTGCCTGAATTGGCCGGTGGTCACCATGAACGGATGGATGGGAAGGGATATCCAAAGGGATTGAAGCGGGAAGAAATGTCGATTCCGGCTAGAATGATGGGGATCGCGGATATTTTTGAAGCCCTGAGTGCTAAGGATCGCCCCTATAAAAAAGGCAAGACGCTGACGGAATGTCTTACCATTTTGGGCAAGATGAAATTAGATAACCACATCGATCCCGATCTATTTGATCTATTCATCGATGAGCAGGTTTATTTACGCTATGCCTTGGAGCATATGGATCCAGATCAGATCGATAACGTCGATCTAACTAAGATTCCTGGTTATACGCCCAAAAATTCAGGCTAG
- the rseP gene encoding RIP metalloprotease RseP has product MTILAPILVIAVLIFVHELGHFMAARWQGIHVNKFSIGFGPVLWKYQGEMTEYAVRAIPLGGFVGFPDKDEDSDIPDDDPDLLKNRSIGDRAIVFSAGVAANLIFAYLVLLVMVISVGVGTVDKPGVRVIDLISNDSPAAIAGLQADDVITAANGETFGTDLATLERFQKIISSHGDRVVDLKVQRNGENLDLPIVPSGEPNKGRIGIRLDYTSDPHRRPVQNIWEAIGMAAQKFERLCLMTVQGLQKLVTNFSDHADQVAGPVAIVAMGSQLAKSDFASLFDFTAIISINLAVINILPLPALDGGQLLFLLIEALRFGKPLPERFQEYVMQGGLVVLLGLGVFMIFRDSINLLQ; this is encoded by the coding sequence ATGACAATCCTCGCCCCCATCTTAGTAATCGCCGTGCTGATCTTTGTGCATGAACTAGGACATTTCATGGCAGCAAGATGGCAGGGTATTCATGTAAATAAGTTTTCGATCGGCTTTGGCCCTGTCCTATGGAAGTATCAGGGTGAAATGACTGAATATGCGGTGCGTGCCATTCCCCTAGGTGGGTTTGTGGGCTTCCCAGACAAAGACGAGGACAGTGATATTCCCGATGATGATCCCGACTTGCTCAAAAACAGATCGATCGGCGATCGGGCAATTGTTTTCAGCGCTGGGGTGGCGGCGAATTTGATTTTTGCCTATCTGGTATTGCTGGTGATGGTGATCAGCGTGGGCGTAGGCACTGTAGATAAACCAGGGGTACGGGTAATTGATTTGATCAGCAATGATTCACCAGCAGCGATCGCTGGATTGCAGGCCGATGATGTCATTACGGCGGCCAATGGTGAGACGTTTGGCACTGACCTGGCGACCCTGGAACGCTTCCAGAAGATCATTTCCAGTCATGGCGATCGGGTCGTAGATCTGAAGGTGCAGCGCAATGGTGAAAATCTCGATCTGCCGATCGTGCCCAGTGGTGAACCAAACAAAGGTCGGATTGGGATTCGGCTTGACTACACTAGTGATCCCCACCGTCGTCCAGTCCAGAATATATGGGAAGCAATTGGCATGGCGGCGCAAAAGTTTGAACGCCTCTGCCTGATGACGGTGCAGGGTTTACAAAAACTAGTCACTAATTTCTCCGATCATGCCGATCAGGTGGCTGGCCCTGTGGCGATCGTGGCGATGGGATCGCAATTGGCTAAGTCTGATTTTGCCAGCTTGTTTGATTTCACGGCAATTATTAGTATTAACCTGGCGGTGATTAATATTCTGCCGTTACCAGCCCTTGATGGTGGACAATTGTTGTTCTTGTTGATCGAGGCGCTGCGGTTTGGTAAGCCACTGCCAGAGCGGTTCCAGGAATATGTGATGCAAGGTGGTTTGGTGGTTTTGCTGGGATTAGGTGTGTTTATGATCTTCCGGGATTCGATTAATTTGTTGCAATAG
- a CDS encoding WD40 repeat domain-containing protein: MKKQAILNHKPQWRGSFEEYITAIDWSQDGKSLAIANAAGEISLYQAGSKSGKSSGGKLNTLKTADEASIDCLQFSADGQWLAAAGQGGQLQIWDAQKLSQGEFEPAVTLDLGGKWIDRLVWHPTIAEFAYSLGKYVQVWSAIEQDIVATLDFDQSTVLALDWHPSGDWLTVGGYKGLKMWQRQDWFNDPVTLELATATNLISWDRGGKYLATDTMDMLVILIGWLGDDFDADPWRLSGFPGKIRDFVWSYPQADSSDAKPFLVSCSGADIVVWHKIDGATREEETWSGTLLQGHSGQVNLLTMPAGQNLLTSAGAEGEIMLWDRAKTWLQTLNTSKSEITCVAWQSGGKKLAAGNENGEVFIWAEQTKSAGFGA, encoded by the coding sequence GTGAAAAAGCAAGCAATCTTGAACCACAAGCCGCAATGGCGCGGTAGTTTTGAGGAATATATCACTGCGATCGACTGGAGCCAGGATGGCAAGAGTTTAGCGATCGCTAATGCTGCTGGGGAAATCAGCCTCTATCAAGCTGGAAGTAAATCAGGTAAATCGAGTGGCGGGAAATTAAACACCCTCAAGACAGCGGACGAGGCATCGATCGATTGTTTGCAATTCTCGGCTGATGGTCAATGGCTGGCGGCGGCAGGCCAGGGTGGACAGCTTCAGATTTGGGATGCTCAAAAATTGAGCCAGGGTGAGTTTGAACCTGCCGTTACGCTTGATTTGGGCGGCAAATGGATCGATCGCCTGGTCTGGCATCCCACGATTGCTGAATTTGCCTATAGTCTGGGTAAATATGTGCAGGTTTGGAGTGCGATCGAGCAAGATATTGTGGCCACCCTGGATTTTGATCAATCAACTGTGTTGGCATTGGATTGGCATCCCAGCGGCGATTGGCTGACCGTGGGTGGCTATAAGGGCTTGAAAATGTGGCAACGCCAGGACTGGTTTAATGATCCGGTCACGTTGGAATTGGCGACGGCGACTAACTTGATTAGTTGGGATCGCGGCGGTAAGTATCTGGCCACCGATACGATGGATATGTTGGTGATTTTGATCGGCTGGCTGGGTGATGATTTTGATGCCGATCCCTGGCGCTTGTCTGGTTTTCCGGGCAAGATTCGTGATTTTGTTTGGTCATATCCACAAGCTGATAGTAGTGATGCAAAGCCATTTTTAGTCTCATGTAGCGGCGCAGATATTGTGGTGTGGCATAAGATCGACGGCGCAACCCGTGAGGAAGAGACCTGGTCAGGCACATTATTGCAAGGACATTCTGGGCAAGTGAATCTGCTGACTATGCCAGCGGGGCAGAATTTGCTTACTTCTGCTGGGGCGGAGGGCGAGATTATGCTCTGGGATCGAGCCAAAACCTGGCTGCAAACATTGAATACTTCCAAGTCAGAGATTACCTGTGTGGCATGGCAATCGGGCGGCAAAAAGCTAGCGGCTGGCAATGAAAATGGGGAGGTGTTTATCTGGGCGGAGCAGACTAAATCGGCTGGCTTTGGTGCTTAG
- a CDS encoding CobW family GTP-binding protein translates to MASATQVPVTVLTGYLGAGKTTLLNHILTAEHGKKVAVIVNEFGEIGIDQQLVVSTDEEIFEMNNGCICCTVRGDLIRIISNLMRRNKKFDHLVIETTGLAEPGPVIQTFFVDEDVNSKTKLDAVVTVVDAKHIAQHWRDREAQEQIAFADVILLNKTDLVPPEELKQLEAKIRGINTLARIEHVQLKQPEAINEQNIQAVLGVGGFDLGRILEQQPDFLTEEDDHHHHHHHDEEVFSISISESGAVDPIKLHEWLGVLLQTKGPDIYRMKGIINMIGESNRFVFQGVHMMFDADRDRPWAADESRQNQLVFIGRNLDQEAIRHGFRNCLVKGS, encoded by the coding sequence ATGGCAAGCGCAACCCAAGTCCCCGTAACCGTTCTCACTGGCTATTTAGGTGCTGGCAAAACCACCCTGCTCAACCATATCCTCACCGCTGAACATGGCAAAAAGGTGGCGGTGATTGTGAATGAATTTGGTGAGATCGGTATCGATCAACAACTGGTGGTCAGCACCGATGAAGAAATCTTTGAGATGAATAATGGTTGCATTTGTTGCACCGTCAGGGGCGATCTGATTCGGATTATTAGCAACCTGATGCGGCGGAATAAAAAATTTGACCACCTGGTGATTGAAACGACCGGGTTGGCCGAGCCGGGGCCAGTGATCCAGACCTTTTTTGTGGATGAAGACGTTAACTCTAAAACAAAGCTGGATGCAGTAGTTACGGTGGTTGATGCCAAGCATATTGCCCAGCATTGGCGCGATCGGGAAGCCCAGGAGCAGATCGCCTTTGCCGATGTGATTTTGCTTAATAAAACTGATTTAGTCCCACCTGAGGAGCTGAAGCAATTAGAAGCCAAAATTCGGGGTATTAATACCCTGGCCAGAATAGAGCATGTGCAACTAAAGCAACCAGAAGCGATTAACGAGCAAAATATTCAAGCGGTATTGGGGGTTGGTGGATTTGATCTGGGCAGAATCCTGGAGCAACAGCCGGATTTTTTGACCGAGGAAGATGATCACCATCACCATCACCATCACGATGAAGAGGTGTTCTCGATCAGTATTTCTGAATCCGGCGCAGTCGATCCAATCAAGCTGCATGAATGGTTAGGGGTTTTGCTGCAAACCAAGGGTCCTGATATTTATCGGATGAAGGGGATTATTAACATGATCGGTGAATCCAATCGATTTGTGTTTCAGGGCGTACATATGATGTTCGATGCCGACCGCGATCGCCCTTGGGCTGCGGATGAATCGCGCCAGAATCAACTGGTGTTCATTGGCCGAAACCTGGATCAAGAGGCAATCCGGCATGGCTTCCGCAATTGTCTGGTGAAGGGCAGCTAG
- a CDS encoding DUF4189 domain-containing protein: protein MSSRVLNQAANHGLGQTVAKFTLRVAIAAIATLPVAALGVSSARAEDSYGAIARSRSTEGKGYSWNYATRAAAENRAYRECESVSGNGDCQVLLWFRNACGSIAESTTGAAGTGWGTSPALAERYAMDSCAGVSSYSRCSITRTFCSPQ, encoded by the coding sequence ATGTCTAGCAGAGTTTTAAATCAAGCAGCTAATCATGGCCTTGGTCAGACTGTGGCCAAGTTTACCCTGAGGGTAGCGATCGCGGCGATCGCCACTTTGCCCGTTGCTGCTCTGGGTGTGAGTTCAGCTAGAGCCGAAGATAGCTATGGTGCAATTGCCCGATCGCGCTCCACAGAAGGTAAGGGCTATTCCTGGAATTATGCTACTCGTGCTGCTGCTGAAAACCGTGCCTATCGAGAATGTGAAAGTGTCTCTGGGAATGGCGATTGCCAAGTATTGCTCTGGTTTAGGAATGCCTGCGGTTCGATCGCTGAGAGCACTACTGGCGCGGCGGGGACTGGCTGGGGTACTTCTCCGGCTTTAGCGGAGCGCTATGCAATGGATAGCTGCGCTGGCGTGAGTAGCTATAGCCGTTGCTCTATCACCCGCACTTTCTGCTCACCTCAGTAG
- a CDS encoding DUF4189 domain-containing protein: MPKRDLVQPQNSSNNFEAHKFYLGRKVAKLGLKVAIASIAILPLAAFGVSAAKADDSYGAISRSPSTEGKGYSWNYSTRAAAENRAYRECESVSGNGDCEVLLWFRNACGSIAESTTGAAGTGWGTSRSIAESYALDVCGDYSSRGRISCAVTRTICTPQ, encoded by the coding sequence ATGCCAAAACGTGATTTAGTTCAGCCCCAAAATAGTTCAAATAATTTTGAAGCTCATAAATTCTACCTAGGCCGCAAAGTTGCCAAGTTGGGATTGAAAGTAGCGATCGCATCGATCGCAATTTTGCCATTGGCTGCCTTTGGCGTAAGTGCGGCCAAAGCCGATGATAGCTATGGCGCAATTTCTAGATCGCCCAGCACAGAGGGTAAGGGGTACTCATGGAATTATTCTACTCGTGCTGCTGCTGAAAACCGGGCTTACCGAGAATGTGAGAGTGTTTCTGGTAATGGTGATTGTGAAGTATTGCTTTGGTTTAGGAATGCCTGTGGTTCGATCGCTGAGAGCACTACTGGCGCGGCGGGGACTGGTTGGGGTACTTCGCGTTCGATCGCGGAAAGCTATGCCCTTGATGTCTGTGGGGACTATAGCTCTAGAGGTCGTATAAGCTGCGCAGTTACACGTACTATTTGTACGCCTCAATAG
- a CDS encoding peptidase domain-containing ABC transporter, with protein MPQTISLSQLQEFLAQTEPFDRLSDESQQWFASKCQLLQYRMGQTILVQESMPTQVSIIYQGQVRMLGYGSAGAVPVSIGVMSTGEVLGWPSVVRNEPCETAIASGETITITIAAEDFKELLNREPELKRFFVDQPSLPEVFQLIVAELKRRADGTTDPKELASQIQPEAVVVNLPTGKTDVNQLDPNLVWLVSGGTIENLPMGSQIEISQGNLNVTDSSGARLLGFRDIDPHVEDSDPNENNGVSNGNGAVEAIAVTDRNQLTITAAPEKPPKVVTEEDQPLSLRQYPYARGRGPVDGFLACLDMISKYIGGTFKRDIIQRYLENYTQNTGNISLQVGGAVMEMIGIGAQLVQVPTIAINRVKAPALIQWQDSFALIYHISGNEMIMASPESGGVKRWKISQFMENCEDQLQILLLRPKSSFTKEKFGLHSFIPYVQQYAGVLTQVIIASAFVLMFSLANPLIVQIIIDKVLSQGSIDTLDVLGWLLIIVAAFEAILTGLRTYLFVDTTNRIDLSLGTQIIDHLLRLPLSYFDRRRVGELSTRINELENIRRFMTSTALTVVLDAVFSLVYIVIMMAYSLVLTFWALVTVPFFIVLALIASPIIRRQLRTKAERHADTQSYLVEVLSGMQTVKAQNIELKSRWQWQQRYARFVNAGFRTVLTSSWAGSVSNFLNKFSGLVLLWVGAHLVLDNQLTLGELIAFRIIASYVTSPLLRLAQLWQNFQEVGLSIERLSDIVDAEQEVAEDNHTNIPMPEIQGAVRFEEVSFRFNSTGPLQLSNINIDFPAGAFVGIVGQSGSGKSTLTKLIPRLYEPLTGRIQVDGYDIAKVELYSLRRQIGVVLQDTLLFNGTVQENIALTNPEATSDEIIEAARIAVAHDFIMELPAGYNTIIGERGAGLSGGQRQRIAIARTVLQRPRLLILDEATSALDYDSERQVCQNLTEAFYGETLFFITHRLNTIKQADTILMMDKGSIVEMGTHDELMEMRGRYYCLYQQQESQF; from the coding sequence ATGCCTCAAACTATCTCTCTCAGCCAACTACAGGAGTTTCTCGCCCAAACCGAACCGTTTGATCGTTTGAGCGATGAATCTCAGCAGTGGTTTGCCTCCAAATGCCAATTACTGCAATATCGCATGGGGCAAACAATCCTGGTGCAAGAATCCATGCCCACCCAGGTATCGATTATTTACCAGGGACAGGTGCGGATGTTGGGCTACGGCTCGGCAGGGGCTGTGCCAGTTAGTATTGGCGTAATGAGCACAGGTGAGGTTTTGGGCTGGCCCAGTGTAGTCAGAAATGAGCCTTGTGAGACGGCGATCGCTTCCGGTGAAACAATCACAATTACGATCGCGGCCGAGGACTTCAAAGAGCTATTAAACCGAGAGCCAGAGCTAAAGCGCTTTTTTGTGGATCAACCTTCTCTGCCGGAAGTATTCCAGTTGATTGTGGCGGAATTGAAGCGCCGCGCCGATGGCACCACTGATCCAAAAGAATTAGCCAGCCAGATCCAACCAGAAGCAGTAGTTGTAAATCTGCCCACTGGCAAAACCGATGTTAATCAGCTTGATCCGAATCTGGTTTGGCTGGTTAGTGGCGGCACGATCGAGAACCTGCCAATGGGTAGCCAGATTGAAATTAGTCAGGGTAATTTGAATGTAACTGATTCAAGCGGAGCCAGGTTACTTGGATTCAGGGATATTGATCCCCATGTTGAGGATAGTGATCCCAATGAGAATAATGGGGTTAGCAATGGTAATGGTGCGGTTGAAGCAATTGCCGTTACCGATCGCAATCAGCTAACAATTACGGCTGCACCCGAAAAACCACCGAAAGTGGTCACCGAAGAAGACCAACCCCTATCGCTGCGCCAATACCCCTATGCAAGGGGGAGAGGGCCTGTCGATGGGTTCCTTGCTTGTCTGGATATGATTTCAAAATATATCGGCGGCACATTTAAGCGGGATATCATTCAGCGCTATCTAGAAAACTACACCCAAAACACTGGTAATATTTCGCTGCAGGTTGGTGGTGCGGTGATGGAAATGATTGGCATTGGCGCGCAGTTGGTGCAAGTGCCAACGATCGCCATCAATCGGGTCAAAGCGCCGGCATTAATTCAATGGCAAGATAGCTTTGCCCTGATTTATCACATCTCTGGTAACGAGATGATTATGGCCTCGCCAGAATCCGGCGGTGTAAAACGCTGGAAAATTAGCCAGTTCATGGAAAACTGCGAGGATCAACTGCAAATTTTGCTCCTCCGCCCCAAATCCAGCTTTACCAAGGAAAAATTTGGGCTGCATTCTTTTATCCCCTACGTGCAACAGTATGCCGGCGTACTCACCCAGGTGATCATTGCCTCGGCCTTTGTGTTGATGTTCAGCCTTGCCAATCCGTTGATTGTGCAGATTATTATTGACAAAGTGCTGTCCCAGGGCAGCATTGACACCCTCGACGTGCTTGGTTGGCTGTTGATTATTGTGGCGGCCTTTGAAGCGATCCTGACCGGGTTGCGTACCTACTTGTTTGTGGATACCACCAACCGGATCGACTTGAGCCTGGGTACCCAGATTATTGATCACTTACTGCGGCTGCCTTTGTCCTATTTCGATCGCCGCCGGGTTGGTGAGCTTTCCACGCGGATTAATGAGCTGGAAAATATCCGCCGATTTATGACCAGTACTGCCCTGACCGTGGTGCTTGATGCGGTCTTTTCGCTGGTCTACATTGTAATTATGATGGCCTATAGCCTGGTACTGACCTTCTGGGCTCTGGTGACCGTGCCATTTTTTATTGTGCTGGCGCTGATCGCCTCACCAATTATTCGCCGTCAACTGCGTACCAAGGCTGAACGCCATGCCGATACTCAATCCTATCTGGTGGAAGTATTATCGGGGATGCAAACGGTTAAGGCACAAAACATTGAGCTAAAATCCCGCTGGCAGTGGCAACAACGCTATGCCCGATTTGTGAATGCTGGGTTTAGAACGGTGTTAACCTCCAGTTGGGCAGGCTCAGTGAGTAACTTCCTTAACAAGTTCTCTGGCCTGGTGCTGCTCTGGGTTGGGGCTCACTTGGTTTTGGATAACCAGCTTACCCTGGGTGAGTTGATCGCCTTTAGAATCATTGCTAGCTATGTAACCAGTCCTCTATTGCGATTGGCGCAACTGTGGCAGAACTTCCAGGAAGTGGGCCTGTCGATCGAGCGTTTGAGCGATATTGTCGATGCCGAGCAGGAAGTAGCGGAAGATAACCACACCAATATTCCGATGCCGGAAATCCAAGGTGCGGTTAGATTTGAAGAAGTTAGCTTCCGCTTTAATAGCACTGGGCCATTGCAGCTTAGCAACATTAATATTGACTTTCCCGCTGGCGCGTTTGTGGGTATTGTGGGGCAAAGTGGTTCCGGTAAGAGTACCCTGACCAAGCTGATCCCCCGTCTCTATGAACCCCTAACTGGGCGGATTCAGGTGGATGGCTATGATATTGCCAAAGTGGAGCTATATTCGCTACGTCGCCAAATTGGTGTGGTGTTGCAAGACACCCTGCTATTCAATGGCACAGTACAAGAGAATATTGCCCTGACGAATCCAGAAGCTACTTCTGATGAAATTATTGAGGCGGCCAGAATCGCTGTAGCCCATGACTTTATTATGGAGTTACCGGCTGGCTATAACACGATCATTGGTGAACGGGGTGCCGGATTGTCTGGGGGACAACGGCAACGGATTGCGATCGCCCGAACTGTGTTGCAGCGGCCGCGATTGTTGATCCTAGATGAGGCTACCAGTGCGCTGGACTATGATTCAGAGCGCCAGGTCTGTCAAAACCTGACCGAAGCTTTCTATGGCGAAACATTGTTCTTTATTACCCACCGTTTGAATACAATCAAACAGGCGGACACGATCTTGATGATGGACAAGGGCTCGATCGTGGAGATGGGTACCCATGATGAATTGATGGAAATGCGCGGTCGTTATTACTGCCTATATCAGCAACAAGAATCGCAGTTTTAG
- a CDS encoding HlyD family type I secretion periplasmic adaptor subunit produces the protein MKAIDKTKQKKKPALAPAEQPIILEKPAFWTQAFVWAIIGITVGAVTWASVAKIEESVLAVGKLEPEGSTKDIQAPTGGVIRSIEVEDGEFVEEGDLLMTLDPTFSEADRDALAQERAALLEENRYFRAQINGFQIDSSIDSDTAPEFSINQDQLLAASQEEFQSRVASAELDIRQLETQLEQTQKQLIRAQDVLLANIEMLEKSKDIRDTNFNILEDMRPVAESGALSKLQFRQQEQRYQSSESDVIDRQARISSSISEVERLEKEQERLAEAMFQAEQRLNNTVSQSAKEIFERIAANQKRISDIEAQLRKADLALSYQEIRAPIRGTIFNTQVGPGSVVSGNTAAQPLMSLVPDGKLKAEVFITNRDIGFVKEGSSVEIRVDSFPSLEFGTLDGTLVEVGSDALPPTQERQYYAFPATIELEQQSFPIGEREVPLQAGMSVSTSILVRQRTVMTIFLGRFTRKFESFKHVK, from the coding sequence ATGAAAGCGATCGACAAAACCAAACAAAAGAAAAAGCCCGCCCTAGCGCCAGCCGAACAGCCGATCATCCTCGAAAAACCGGCCTTTTGGACTCAGGCATTTGTGTGGGCGATCATTGGTATTACCGTAGGTGCAGTGACCTGGGCATCGGTTGCCAAAATTGAAGAATCGGTGCTGGCCGTCGGCAAACTAGAACCCGAAGGTTCCACCAAAGACATCCAGGCTCCCACTGGTGGTGTGATCCGCAGCATAGAAGTGGAAGATGGCGAGTTTGTGGAAGAAGGCGATCTGCTGATGACCCTAGACCCCACCTTCTCAGAAGCCGATCGTGATGCTTTAGCCCAAGAAAGAGCAGCATTATTAGAAGAAAATCGCTACTTCCGTGCACAAATTAATGGTTTTCAAATAGACAGCAGTATAGATAGCGACACCGCCCCAGAATTTAGTATCAATCAGGATCAACTTTTGGCCGCCAGCCAGGAAGAATTTCAATCGCGGGTTGCCAGTGCGGAGTTGGATATTCGACAACTAGAAACCCAGCTAGAACAAACCCAAAAGCAACTGATTCGCGCCCAGGATGTGTTGCTAGCCAATATTGAAATGTTGGAAAAGAGCAAAGATATTCGTGATACTAACTTCAATATCTTGGAAGATATGCGCCCAGTGGCGGAATCTGGTGCCCTCTCCAAACTGCAATTCCGGCAGCAAGAACAGAGATATCAATCATCTGAATCCGATGTCATCGATCGCCAAGCGCGGATTTCCTCATCGATTTCAGAGGTAGAGCGTTTAGAAAAAGAGCAAGAACGCTTAGCAGAAGCAATGTTCCAGGCTGAACAACGCTTAAACAACACCGTTTCCCAATCGGCCAAAGAGATTTTTGAGCGGATCGCTGCCAATCAAAAACGGATTTCTGATATCGAAGCCCAACTGCGTAAAGCTGATTTAGCCCTGAGCTATCAAGAAATTCGCGCTCCTATTCGTGGCACTATTTTCAATACTCAGGTGGGGCCTGGTTCAGTCGTGTCTGGTAATACTGCTGCTCAACCTTTGATGTCACTGGTGCCAGATGGCAAGCTCAAAGCCGAGGTATTTATTACCAATCGTGATATTGGTTTTGTAAAAGAAGGTAGCTCCGTCGAAATCCGGGTAGATTCATTCCCCTCCCTGGAGTTTGGCACCCTGGATGGCACTTTAGTAGAGGTGGGCTCTGATGCTTTGCCACCAACCCAAGAACGCCAATATTATGCTTTTCCAGCCACGATCGAACTAGAACAGCAAAGCTTCCCGATTGGTGAGCGGGAGGTGCCTTTGCAAGCAGGGATGTCGGTTAGCACTAGTATTTTGGTACGCCAGCGCACCGTAATGACAATCTTCCTGGGCAGATTTACCAGAAAGTTTGAGAGCTTTAAGCATGTAAAATAA